The following are encoded in a window of Flavobacterium cupriresistens genomic DNA:
- a CDS encoding outer membrane lipoprotein carrier protein LolA, producing the protein MKAKLYLFLLLLNIGNIAFAQEQKMTDSEIASFKQDVNVVSKKIKSLTTDFVQYKHLDFLSKDIETSGKMNFKEPGLLQWQYKKPYNYSIVFKNGKILINDEGKKSAVDIGNSKIFGRINKLIIGSVSGNMFDDKEFSISYFKSKGQNIAKFIPKDATLKKYIKQIELTFDKEEATVVQVKLLESSEDYTRIVLKNKVINAKIDDSIFTN; encoded by the coding sequence ATGAAAGCTAAACTATATCTTTTCCTTTTACTGTTAAATATTGGCAACATCGCGTTTGCTCAGGAACAAAAAATGACGGACTCCGAAATTGCTTCTTTTAAACAGGACGTAAATGTGGTTTCCAAAAAAATCAAAAGCTTAACCACGGATTTTGTTCAATACAAACACCTGGATTTTTTATCGAAGGACATTGAAACTTCGGGGAAAATGAACTTTAAGGAACCTGGTTTATTGCAATGGCAATACAAAAAACCCTACAACTACAGTATTGTTTTTAAAAACGGGAAAATCCTGATCAACGACGAAGGAAAGAAAAGTGCCGTTGATATTGGGAACAGCAAGATTTTTGGCCGCATCAATAAATTAATTATCGGAAGTGTAAGCGGAAATATGTTTGATGACAAAGAGTTCTCCATTTCTTATTTCAAATCGAAAGGACAAAACATCGCCAAATTTATTCCGAAAGATGCTACTTTGAAAAAATACATCAAACAAATCGAACTTACTTTCGACAAAGAAGAAGCGACAGTTGTTCAGGTTAAACTACTGGAATCCTCTGAAGACTATACCCGAATTGTACTTAAAAATAAAGTAATCAATGCAAAAATCGACGATTCCATTTTTACTAATTAA
- a CDS encoding acyl-CoA thioesterase, which translates to MTKRKEQFKEASALTVSHEIRIRFNETDPLGIVWHGNYITYFEDGREAFGRQHGLTYLDIGNTGYTTPIVKSKCEHKLSLRYGDVVTIETTVVDTPAAKMVYRFKIIDAKGEIACTGETVQVFLDKEGNLMLTNPPFYEEWKRKVGLLL; encoded by the coding sequence ATGACAAAAAGAAAAGAACAGTTTAAGGAAGCTTCTGCGCTAACCGTTTCACATGAAATCAGAATTCGTTTTAACGAAACTGATCCGCTTGGAATCGTTTGGCACGGCAATTATATTACCTATTTTGAAGACGGAAGAGAAGCCTTTGGTCGTCAACACGGACTTACGTATTTGGACATTGGTAACACGGGTTATACGACTCCGATTGTAAAATCAAAATGTGAACATAAATTATCACTTCGTTACGGCGATGTGGTAACAATAGAAACAACGGTAGTAGACACTCCTGCTGCCAAAATGGTTTATCGTTTTAAAATAATTGACGCCAAAGGCGAAATTGCCTGCACCGGAGAAACCGTTCAGGTATTTTTAGATAAAGAAGGGAATTTAATGCTGACCAATCCTCCGTTTTATGAGGAATGGAAGAGGAAAGTAGGTTTGTTGCTTTAA
- a CDS encoding outer membrane beta-barrel protein, which translates to MSQKKIVFLLFVFFTILQTQAQVSFKPGLRGGLSLSSISEMHGDYKPDFYVGGFGEINLTKRYALQPEITYTRQGSNDVARNYFEAGTSIEKVERLDLKLDYLSLSLLNKFTFGPGIQIQFGPSLDVLVDDNLAITKNRNDISFISGVAYRFPSGLTIEARFKKGFLDVLDSSYYSNNSNNYYWLGEYNVNNSFQFGVSYIFGK; encoded by the coding sequence ATGAGTCAAAAAAAAATAGTTTTCCTCCTGTTTGTTTTTTTTACAATACTACAGACACAAGCTCAGGTTAGTTTTAAACCCGGCTTAAGGGGAGGATTGAGTCTTTCTTCCATTTCTGAAATGCATGGTGATTACAAACCTGATTTTTATGTTGGTGGTTTTGGTGAAATTAATTTAACCAAACGTTATGCACTTCAACCGGAAATCACGTATACCAGACAGGGTTCTAATGACGTTGCCCGAAATTATTTTGAGGCCGGTACTTCAATAGAAAAAGTGGAACGCCTGGATTTAAAACTCGATTATCTGTCGTTAAGTTTACTTAATAAGTTTACTTTTGGACCTGGTATTCAAATCCAATTCGGTCCCTCATTAGATGTGTTGGTAGATGATAATTTAGCGATCACAAAAAATAGAAATGATATATCTTTTATTTCCGGAGTTGCTTATCGCTTCCCTTCAGGTCTGACAATTGAAGCCCGTTTTAAAAAAGGTTTTCTTGACGTATTGGACAGCAGTTATTATTCCAACAACTCCAATAATTATTACTGGTTAGGGGAATACAATGTAAATAACAGTTTTCAGTTTGGTGTTTCTTATATATTCGGAAAATAG
- a CDS encoding beta-ketoacyl synthase N-terminal-like domain-containing protein, whose protein sequence is MIREVYITATNCITPLGFDVESNIDALVNGKTGIQQHEDSSLMPVPFYASIINNEKLNSAFEKISADKKYSRLEKMMILALEPIIENSSVELNSKTAFVLSTTKGNVTALKEDSETSFQNAHLDVLAQNVADFFGFKTQPIVVSNACVSGILAVSVAKRLIQSELYDTIFVVAGDEVSEFVLSGFNAFQAMSDAPCKPYSKNRTGVSLGEATAAVLLSTQNKNAKIKVLGDSSINDANHISGPSRTGEGLFRSIQNAIKEAQIDPEKLDYISAHGTATPFNDEMEAIALNRLGLQNAPVNSLKGFYGHTLGASGLLETVIAIESANQNILFESKGYDELGVSESINIIAKNEKANIDYFLKTASGFGGCNTAVVFEKVTY, encoded by the coding sequence ATGATAAGAGAAGTATACATCACCGCAACCAATTGTATCACCCCATTAGGATTTGATGTCGAATCGAACATTGATGCGCTGGTGAATGGTAAAACGGGCATTCAACAGCACGAAGATTCTTCTTTGATGCCTGTCCCCTTTTATGCTTCCATCATAAATAATGAAAAACTAAACAGCGCTTTTGAAAAAATTAGTGCTGACAAAAAATATTCCCGCTTAGAAAAAATGATGATTTTGGCTTTAGAACCCATTATCGAAAATTCAAGCGTTGAACTAAATTCAAAAACAGCTTTTGTCCTTTCAACCACAAAAGGAAATGTTACCGCATTAAAAGAGGATTCTGAAACCAGTTTTCAAAACGCCCATTTAGATGTTTTAGCACAAAATGTTGCTGATTTCTTCGGATTTAAAACACAACCCATTGTCGTTTCAAATGCCTGCGTTTCGGGAATTTTAGCTGTTTCCGTTGCCAAAAGATTAATTCAATCGGAGCTTTACGATACTATTTTTGTGGTAGCGGGCGACGAAGTTTCTGAATTTGTTTTGTCCGGATTTAATGCTTTTCAGGCCATGAGTGATGCCCCTTGCAAACCGTATTCTAAAAACAGAACCGGAGTAAGTTTAGGGGAAGCAACTGCAGCTGTTTTACTTTCGACGCAAAATAAAAATGCTAAAATAAAAGTTCTTGGAGACAGTTCAATAAACGATGCCAATCACATTTCCGGACCATCAAGAACCGGGGAAGGTTTGTTTAGAAGTATCCAAAATGCTATAAAAGAAGCACAAATAGATCCTGAAAAATTAGATTATATTTCAGCACATGGAACCGCTACTCCGTTTAACGATGAGATGGAAGCCATTGCATTGAACCGTTTAGGTCTGCAGAATGCTCCTGTAAATAGTTTAAAAGGTTTTTACGGACATACGCTGGGTGCGTCGGGATTATTAGAAACAGTAATTGCTATTGAATCTGCCAATCAAAATATACTCTTTGAATCGAAAGGGTATGATGAATTGGGTGTAAGCGAATCCATCAATATCATTGCAAAAAATGAAAAAGCCAACATTGATTACTTTCTAAAAACAGCTTCGGGTTTTGGAGGTTGTAATACGGCTGTAGTTTTTGAAAAAGTGACGTATTAA
- a CDS encoding 3-oxoacyl-ACP synthase has protein sequence MTQTKTYIHDYCTIENNKIVLNGTTVFKTEPTSFGDFSKQAYRNSDIQYPKFFKMDALSKLAFLGAELLLSPITSPGTENNIALVLANKSSSLDTDVKYQESISNQENYFPSPAVFVYTLPNICLGEISIRHQLKSENSFFIFDAFNPDFMSNYANILLQSNKADLVLCGWVEYFNETYKAFLCTIGTQENTKYTNETINTLYNK, from the coding sequence ATGACTCAAACCAAAACCTACATACACGATTATTGCACCATCGAAAACAACAAAATTGTTCTCAACGGGACTACTGTTTTCAAAACAGAGCCGACCTCTTTTGGTGATTTCTCTAAACAGGCTTATCGCAATTCTGATATTCAATACCCTAAGTTTTTCAAAATGGATGCTTTGAGCAAATTGGCTTTTTTGGGAGCTGAATTGCTTTTAAGTCCAATAACTTCACCGGGGACAGAAAACAATATTGCTTTGGTTTTGGCCAATAAATCCTCGAGTTTAGACACCGATGTAAAATATCAGGAATCGATTTCTAACCAGGAAAACTACTTTCCGAGTCCCGCGGTTTTCGTTTATACACTGCCAAATATCTGTCTGGGCGAAATAAGTATCCGTCATCAGCTGAAAAGTGAAAATTCTTTCTTTATATTTGATGCCTTTAATCCTGATTTTATGTCGAATTATGCGAACATTCTTCTACAGTCAAACAAAGCCGATTTGGTGCTTTGTGGCTGGGTTGAATACTTTAATGAGACTTACAAAGCATTTCTTTGTACGATAGGCACGCAGGAAAACACAAAATATACAAACGAAACGATCAATACATTATACAATAAATAA
- a CDS encoding porin family protein yields the protein MNNRNLIIAIALFFTALNLQAQVTFRPGVHAGLNISKFTDSDFGNKTDFYIGAFGALKLSKVYTLQPELTYSRQGAKGSNVPMGYTSIYNPSTNTYTTVYNEGSVDISLQYLSAVTINKFNLTNDFYLLVGPYFDILVGDDVKVNPKSRERDFKKGEDVDLGIVGGLGYSLKNGISFEGRIKKGLTNSFTNYYSYNYSDATNLVFQLGATYTFGKK from the coding sequence ATGAACAACAGAAATCTAATAATTGCAATAGCCCTTTTTTTTACAGCCCTGAACCTGCAAGCACAAGTAACGTTCAGACCCGGAGTTCATGCCGGACTAAACATTTCAAAATTCACAGATTCGGATTTTGGAAACAAAACTGATTTCTATATTGGAGCATTTGGAGCTTTAAAACTTTCTAAAGTGTACACTTTACAACCGGAATTGACCTACTCCAGACAAGGAGCTAAAGGAAGTAACGTTCCGATGGGATATACCAGCATTTATAACCCGTCAACAAATACATACACTACAGTTTATAACGAAGGTAGTGTCGATATTTCTTTGCAATATCTTTCTGCCGTTACCATTAATAAATTCAATTTAACAAACGATTTCTATTTGTTAGTAGGTCCGTACTTTGATATTCTTGTTGGCGATGATGTTAAAGTTAATCCTAAAAGCAGAGAAAGAGATTTTAAAAAAGGAGAGGATGTTGACTTAGGAATTGTAGGAGGTCTTGGATACAGTTTAAAAAATGGAATTTCCTTTGAAGGAAGAATCAAAAAAGGGCTTACCAATTCTTTTACCAACTATTATAGCTACAATTATTCAGATGCAACCAATTTAGTATTTCAATTGGGTGCCACTTATACCTTTGGAAAAAAATAA
- a CDS encoding 3-hydroxyacyl-ACP dehydratase has protein sequence MVLKDFYKILSEEKISDSKYNITILVNEKHEIFKGHFPGNPIMPGVCMIQIIKELTESITASSLMIQTLSNVKFMALINPEATPELRLELDIATTEEQLVKVKNTTYFNDTVALKLSNTYKKI, from the coding sequence ATGGTTTTAAAAGATTTTTACAAGATTCTTTCGGAGGAAAAAATATCCGATTCGAAATACAATATCACGATTTTGGTCAATGAAAAACACGAAATTTTCAAAGGTCATTTTCCGGGAAACCCCATTATGCCTGGTGTCTGCATGATTCAGATTATCAAAGAACTTACAGAATCAATTACTGCAAGTTCTTTGATGATTCAAACTCTTTCTAATGTAAAATTCATGGCGCTTATCAATCCAGAAGCGACTCCTGAATTACGTTTAGAATTGGATATTGCCACTACAGAAGAGCAGTTGGTTAAAGTAAAAAACACTACGTATTTTAATGATACTGTTGCTTTAAAATTAAGCAACACTTATAAAAAAATATAA
- a CDS encoding beta-ketoacyl synthase N-terminal-like domain-containing protein, which translates to MKKRTYINGVSCISTQKTFDTVFLEEAVYNQNDTVLNVVSPVYKDFISPAAARRMAKGVKNGIVASALAMKDAHVENVDAIITGTGLGCIEDSEKFLKNILDNNEEFLTPTSFIQSTHNTVGAQIALTIQCKGYNFTYVNGAVSFESALLDAKMQLEENEANSILTGGVDENGDYTMSLFKLAGRVKQESNEPFNLLTPTTTGAVHGEGACFFVLENEKKANTYAEILDVEIKNTIAENEIEAEITAFLKANHLEISDVDAVVLGFNGDMQFDSYYKTLAENAFSNTPQLYYKHLCGEYDTAAAFGLWMASKVLQLQEVPEIIRVNSVEKSVYNTILLYNQLSGKNHSFTLLSK; encoded by the coding sequence ATGAAAAAGAGAACTTATATAAACGGAGTAAGTTGTATTTCGACTCAAAAAACATTTGATACTGTTTTTTTAGAAGAGGCAGTGTACAATCAAAATGACACTGTTCTTAACGTTGTTTCCCCAGTTTACAAAGACTTTATTTCTCCCGCTGCCGCCAGAAGAATGGCAAAAGGAGTAAAAAACGGAATTGTAGCTTCGGCGCTCGCCATGAAGGATGCACATGTTGAAAATGTCGATGCTATTATCACCGGAACTGGATTAGGCTGTATTGAGGATTCAGAAAAATTCTTGAAAAACATCCTTGATAATAACGAGGAATTTTTAACCCCTACTTCTTTTATTCAATCTACTCACAATACGGTTGGCGCTCAAATTGCTCTGACAATCCAATGCAAAGGCTATAATTTTACCTATGTAAACGGAGCTGTTTCTTTTGAATCTGCTCTTTTAGATGCCAAAATGCAGTTGGAAGAAAATGAAGCAAATTCTATTTTAACAGGTGGTGTCGATGAAAATGGCGATTATACCATGTCTCTTTTCAAACTGGCAGGGCGTGTTAAACAAGAAAGTAATGAACCTTTCAATCTTTTAACGCCAACAACAACCGGAGCTGTTCATGGTGAAGGTGCCTGTTTTTTTGTTTTGGAAAATGAAAAAAAAGCCAATACTTATGCTGAAATTCTCGACGTTGAAATTAAAAACACGATCGCTGAAAACGAAATTGAAGCTGAAATAACGGCTTTCTTAAAGGCTAACCATCTGGAAATTTCAGATGTCGATGCAGTCGTTTTAGGTTTTAACGGGGATATGCAATTTGATTCTTATTATAAAACACTGGCTGAAAATGCCTTTTCAAATACGCCTCAGTTATATTACAAACATTTGTGCGGCGAATACGATACCGCAGCTGCCTTTGGTTTATGGATGGCATCAAAAGTTTTGCAACTACAGGAAGTTCCTGAAATTATAAGAGTAAATTCAGTTGAAAAATCAGTTTACAATACGATTTTATTATACAATCAATTAAGCGGAAAAAACCATAGTTTTACGTTACTATCCAAATGA
- a CDS encoding beta-ketoacyl-[acyl-carrier-protein] synthase family protein, with protein sequence MKGVAITGMGIISSIGNSVEENFNSLLSEKCAITRVEYIKTVHADTNKVGEIKKTNSELIDELNLPADNNFSRTAMIGAFAAKQAVENAGITSINEFRTGLISATSVGGMDMTEKYYYDYFEKPELVKYISCHDGGDVADKIAEELGLKGMVTTISTACSSAANSIMLGARLIKSGKLDRVIVGGSDALAKFTINGFKTLMILSDDYNKPFDNNRKGLNLGEAAAYLVLESDEIVAKQNKKVLARVSGYGNANDAFHQTASSENGDGAYLAMKKAFEVSGLKPSEIDYINVHGTATPNNDLSEGRALLRIYENENVPDFSSTKPFTGHTLAAAAAIEAVYSVLAIQNGVVYPNLNFETPMEEFDLKPHTTLKNKNIEHVLSNSFGFGGNCSTLIFSKNK encoded by the coding sequence ATGAAAGGTGTTGCAATAACAGGAATGGGAATTATCTCTTCGATTGGAAATTCAGTTGAGGAAAATTTCAATTCATTATTAAGTGAAAAATGTGCCATTACTCGTGTTGAGTATATTAAGACGGTTCATGCCGACACTAATAAGGTAGGAGAAATCAAGAAAACCAATTCGGAATTGATTGATGAACTAAATCTTCCTGCTGATAATAACTTTTCAAGAACCGCTATGATTGGTGCTTTTGCTGCCAAACAAGCTGTTGAAAATGCCGGAATTACATCCATCAACGAATTTAGAACAGGCCTTATTTCGGCTACCAGCGTTGGCGGAATGGACATGACGGAGAAATATTATTACGATTACTTCGAAAAACCCGAACTGGTCAAATACATTAGCTGTCATGATGGTGGCGATGTAGCGGATAAAATCGCTGAAGAATTAGGCTTAAAAGGAATGGTAACCACAATAAGCACCGCCTGCTCCTCGGCTGCAAACTCGATTATGTTGGGTGCCCGATTGATTAAAAGCGGTAAACTGGATCGTGTTATTGTTGGCGGATCTGATGCTTTGGCAAAATTCACCATCAACGGTTTTAAAACGCTGATGATTTTATCTGACGATTACAACAAACCTTTTGACAACAATCGTAAAGGTCTGAACTTGGGAGAAGCCGCCGCCTATTTGGTTTTAGAATCGGACGAAATTGTTGCCAAACAAAATAAAAAAGTCTTAGCCAGAGTTTCCGGTTACGGCAATGCCAATGATGCCTTTCATCAAACCGCTTCTTCAGAAAATGGAGATGGTGCGTATCTGGCAATGAAAAAAGCTTTTGAGGTTTCAGGTTTAAAACCTTCCGAAATAGATTATATCAATGTACACGGAACGGCAACTCCAAACAATGATTTGTCAGAGGGAAGAGCTTTACTTCGAATTTACGAAAACGAAAACGTGCCTGATTTTAGTTCAACGAAACCATTCACGGGACACACTTTAGCAGCCGCAGCGGCTATTGAGGCGGTTTACAGTGTTTTGGCAATTCAAAATGGTGTCGTTTATCCAAACCTGAATTTTGAAACTCCAATGGAAGAGTTTGATTTGAAACCGCACACAACTTTAAAAAATAAAAATATAGAACACGTTCTCTCTAATTCTTTTGGTTTTGGAGGAAATTGTTCCACTCTTATATTTTCAAAAAACAAATGA
- a CDS encoding porin family protein — MRKTVIIALVLFITTITSQAQVKVSPGLRAGTNFSTLSNIEDASFKTDFYVGALVAIKFNKYFTLQPELTYSRQGSEGISYDPQNPYIRSYKKEYELNYLSVGAVAKYHFNGSGFHILGGPSADFKTSDNFKQNEFDPIDFDLSIIGGFGYSLPNGLTFEARIKQGLIDIYGYNEYQYNNNNNNNRYDDAILNQVFQIGVSYTFKMK, encoded by the coding sequence ATGAGAAAAACGGTAATCATCGCCTTAGTATTATTTATCACGACTATAACATCGCAAGCACAAGTAAAAGTAAGCCCGGGGCTTCGCGCAGGTACAAATTTTTCAACATTAAGCAATATTGAAGATGCCAGCTTTAAAACTGATTTTTATGTAGGTGCATTAGTCGCTATAAAATTTAATAAATATTTTACCCTTCAACCCGAATTAACCTACTCCAGACAAGGCTCTGAAGGAATTTCTTATGATCCTCAAAATCCATATATTAGAAGTTATAAAAAAGAATATGAGTTAAATTATCTTTCGGTTGGCGCTGTTGCCAAATATCATTTTAACGGAAGTGGTTTTCATATCTTAGGCGGTCCTTCTGCAGATTTCAAAACAAGTGATAATTTCAAACAAAATGAATTTGACCCGATTGACTTTGATCTTTCGATTATTGGAGGATTTGGTTATTCGTTACCAAACGGATTAACGTTTGAAGCCAGAATTAAACAGGGTCTTATTGACATTTATGGTTATAACGAATATCAATATAATAACAACAATAATAATAACCGTTATGACGATGCCATCTTAAATCAGGTTTTCCAGATTGGTGTGAGCTACACCTTCAAAATGAAATAA
- a CDS encoding phosphopantetheine-binding protein, whose protein sequence is MEALKAELKNKIITTLNLEDIAVEDIADNDTLFGDGLGLDSIDALELIVILDKDYGIKLVDPKEGKTIFQSIETMAAYIQANRTK, encoded by the coding sequence ATGGAAGCATTAAAAGCAGAATTAAAAAACAAAATCATTACTACCTTAAACCTTGAAGATATCGCAGTTGAAGATATTGCTGATAACGATACTTTATTTGGAGACGGTTTAGGATTAGACTCGATTGATGCTCTTGAATTAATCGTGATTTTAGACAAGGACTACGGTATTAAATTGGTTGATCCAAAAGAAGGAAAAACTATTTTTCAATCGATCGAAACAATGGCTGCCTACATTCAGGCAAACAGAACAAAATAA
- a CDS encoding ABC transporter permease, with amino-acid sequence MLYKIWMSVVKEFLLLKRDLGGLIILFIMPLVLVITVTLIQDSTFKAVSDTKIQILLVDKDKGAVSKTVFDNLEKSNLFTVVTQIDNKPITEDIARENVYKGKYQLAIVIPAKLSTDLQAKIDQNVQNIVSSIGLTDSVAAPQTATVIKEKEVKLYFDPAVQMSFKNAVMSSIDKMISQIETQSIYTTFQSQLGEGSAKFEQKSFITFKEIIPKINNKEVRPNSVQHNVPAWTLFAIFFIVIPLSINIVKEKSQGTFVRLLTNPVSNLVVIIGKTITYSAICMIQFYMMVAVAIFLFPHIGLPPLNVEGHLLLMSVVALFSGFAAIGFGILLGTVASTQEQSAPFGATSVIILAAIGGVWVPVFAMPKIMQFIAKSSPMNWGLEAFYDVLLRNVTLLEIIPKISLLFLFFIITTSIALFYDKKKRTV; translated from the coding sequence ATGCTATATAAAATTTGGATGTCGGTTGTAAAAGAATTTTTACTCCTTAAACGCGATTTAGGTGGTTTGATTATTTTGTTTATCATGCCATTGGTCCTTGTCATCACGGTAACCTTAATACAAGACAGTACGTTTAAAGCGGTTAGTGACACTAAAATTCAGATCTTACTCGTAGACAAAGATAAAGGAGCTGTGTCTAAAACCGTTTTTGACAATTTAGAAAAGAGCAATCTGTTTACCGTTGTAACTCAAATCGACAACAAACCTATTACCGAAGACATTGCCAGAGAAAATGTATACAAAGGAAAATACCAATTGGCTATTGTAATTCCGGCAAAATTAAGCACCGATCTACAGGCCAAAATTGATCAGAACGTACAAAATATTGTAAGCAGTATTGGTTTAACAGACAGTGTTGCTGCTCCGCAAACTGCAACAGTCATCAAAGAAAAAGAAGTCAAATTGTATTTTGATCCGGCGGTTCAGATGAGTTTCAAAAATGCGGTGATGAGTTCGATTGACAAGATGATTTCACAAATCGAAACCCAATCTATTTACACTACTTTTCAAAGTCAGCTGGGAGAAGGCAGCGCTAAATTTGAGCAAAAGAGTTTCATTACTTTCAAGGAAATAATTCCGAAAATCAACAACAAAGAAGTTCGTCCGAATTCAGTACAACATAACGTTCCTGCCTGGACTCTTTTTGCAATATTTTTTATTGTAATTCCGTTGTCTATTAATATCGTAAAAGAAAAATCACAGGGAACCTTTGTACGATTGTTAACCAATCCGGTTTCTAATTTGGTTGTTATCATAGGCAAAACGATCACCTACTCTGCTATTTGCATGATTCAGTTTTATATGATGGTGGCTGTTGCTATTTTCTTATTTCCGCATATTGGTCTGCCTCCGTTAAATGTTGAAGGCCATTTACTATTAATGAGTGTTGTTGCCCTATTCTCCGGTTTTGCAGCCATCGGATTCGGAATTTTGTTGGGTACTGTTGCCAGCACTCAGGAACAGTCTGCTCCTTTTGGCGCAACAAGTGTTATCATTTTAGCTGCCATTGGCGGGGTTTGGGTTCCTGTTTTTGCAATGCCCAAAATCATGCAGTTTATTGCCAAATCGTCTCCTATGAATTGGGGACTGGAAGCCTTTTACGATGTTTTATTACGCAACGTAACTCTATTAGAAATCATTCCAAAAATAAGTTTATTGTTTTTGTTTTTTATCATCACAACCTCGATTGCATTATTCTATGACAAAAAGAAAAGAACAGTTTAA
- a CDS encoding polysaccharide deacetylase family protein, with amino-acid sequence MAISFWWFPVIILILLGINAVQSSRISSNYHVKAYCNNPLETAKKIALTFDDGPSSYTVEILALLKKYNAKATFFCIGKNIETHPEILQQIIAEGHLVANHSYSHSPFFDFYNAKKITEEIQRTDALLEKFTSKKINFFRPPYGVTTPSIRRALQVTGHKVIGWNIRSLDGGTKNRELIYKRIIKRVSPGGIVLLHDTAPHSVLVLEQFLQFLQQNKYTVISTEELLNLKAYES; translated from the coding sequence ATGGCAATTAGTTTCTGGTGGTTTCCAGTGATTATTTTAATTTTGTTGGGAATTAATGCCGTTCAGTCCTCCCGAATTTCTTCCAATTATCATGTAAAAGCGTACTGCAATAATCCGCTCGAAACAGCAAAAAAAATTGCTTTAACTTTTGACGATGGTCCAAGTTCTTATACCGTAGAAATTTTAGCCCTTTTAAAAAAATACAATGCAAAAGCAACATTCTTCTGCATTGGAAAAAACATAGAAACGCATCCCGAAATCCTGCAACAAATCATAGCCGAAGGTCATCTGGTAGCCAATCATTCCTATAGTCATTCTCCCTTTTTTGATTTTTATAATGCAAAAAAAATAACCGAAGAAATTCAGAGAACAGATGCGTTGCTCGAAAAATTCACTTCAAAAAAAATAAACTTTTTCAGACCACCCTATGGCGTAACCACTCCATCTATCCGAAGAGCACTCCAAGTAACCGGACATAAGGTAATTGGCTGGAACATTCGCTCGCTCGATGGTGGTACCAAAAACCGGGAATTAATTTACAAGCGAATTATAAAACGTGTTTCTCCCGGCGGAATCGTACTTTTGCACGATACTGCTCCCCACTCTGTTTTGGTATTGGAACAGTTTTTGCAATTTCTGCAACAAAATAAATATACCGTAATTTCAACGGAAGAACTTTTGAATCTTAAAGCGTATGAAAGCTAA